The Ascidiaceihabitans donghaensis genome includes the window CAAAGTCCAAGGCCCAAGCCTCGCGCAATCGGGGTAGATTTTCGGTGATCGCCCGACGCCCCGCGCGGCCCATCACATCGCCTAAGAACAATATTTTCATAATTCAACGCCTAGGCCGCGCCCGTCGCAGGAGCAAGGGGCGCGACCATTATTTTTAGCGGTCTTCACCGAAAAACCGGATGTTAGAACTTGCGTGACAAACCAATCGTGAATTGCGTGGTTTTCGTATCGACACCCTGAACATTGCCATTGAACGTCTTATTCACGTCATTCCAGGTGTAGTGCACGGCCTCGATCTTGGTGGACCAGTCATCGCGCAGGGCAAATTCTGCGCCGATACCGATCGACCCTGACACATAAATGTCAGTACCGGAGTTTGTGTCAGGTTCCGCACCGGCATCCGTGATCCCCAGCCCGACCATGCCGTAGAAAAAGGCCCGATCCGTCGCATATCCAAGTCGCATCCTTGGATTAAGCAAGAATGACCCGCGAAAACTTGAAGTGCCCAACGCTGCATCCGACCGGCTGCCGGACGCATTAATTCCTGTCAAAGCGATCTCTGGGCCCCAAACGAAACCATTGGCGCGTGCATAGTTGTAGCCCGCATAAAGGCCCAACGACGCACCGTTGTCAGAATAGCGATGTGTCGCGTTGCTGGCCACGTCTGACGATGTGTCCACGGCGTCAAGACTGAGGCCGGCGTAAAACCCCGCCCACCGGTCTTGTGCCTGTGCCTCGGCCCCAAGCCCTAAAATGATGGCAGATGTCAAAATCAACTCTCGATACAGCATGTGTTTCCTCATATGTTTGATTCACGATGCGCAATAATCGCAACAGTTGCATTATTTATTGTTTTACGATAATTAATGCAACTGATAAATTTATGTGGAGCAAACTCATGCTAACTGATCATTCTATGTCCGACCCTGTGATGGGAAAAATCCAGCGCACTGCAACCATCGGCATCTGGCTGAGCACTGGTGCTGTTGCGATCGCATTGACGGTTATCTTCTATTTTCTGGCCACAGCTTTTAGCGATTCTGACATGTTGGCGCGTGAACTCAGTGCACAGCTGGACCTTGATCCCGCCTTGACCCAATTGCCCACATCCCATGCTGTTCTTGCGGCTGCATTGTGGTTGGTGATGGATGTGATTGGCGTCGTTTTGTTGATGACTGTCCGTCAATTGTTTGTTGGCATCAAAACCATCGGCATTTTCACGCCGCAGTCTGCCCTTCAGTTGCGACGCATTGGCTGGATGCTGTTTGCGCTTGGTCCCGTCAGCATCATTCTGAACGCCCTGACCGGCACGCTGATGAAGTACTGGGCCAACCCCAACAGCTTAAGCATTGAAATCGCTTTGGAAGACACGGATGTCTATGCCATCGTGATCGGTCTGGTCATTGTCGCTGTGGCCCATATTATGGTCAGCGCCGCACAATTGTCTGAAGACCATAAAGCAATTGTTTAAATACGGGGCAATTGTTTAGGCACGGGGCGCGAAGGGAAAAGCATGGCAATTATCGTCACCTTGGATGTGATGCTGGCAAGGCGTAAAATGCGGTCCAAAGAGCTGGCTGAAATCGTAGGCATCACAGAACAGAATGTCAGCCTATTGAAGTCTGGCAAGGTCAAAGGGGTGCGCTTTGAAACTCTGGATAAGATTTGCCATGCTCTGGAGTGCACGCCTGCAGACATCCTTGATTTCGATCCCGAAGGATAACCGGCATGGCACAGGACAACAAAAACGCACCTCCGCCCTTTTTGGCCGAGCTGTCCGCCCAGGATGCCTTCGCACATCTTAAGACCAACACCCATGCCCGTTGGCCCGATCGTCATGACAGCGAAAACCGTGTCGAACCGTTCTGCACACCGCATTTCAACGCGCCCTTCACACTACAGACGGGCGCAAGTGTCTTTACTCTAGGGTCCT containing:
- a CDS encoding DUF2975 domain-containing protein; the protein is MLTDHSMSDPVMGKIQRTATIGIWLSTGAVAIALTVIFYFLATAFSDSDMLARELSAQLDLDPALTQLPTSHAVLAAALWLVMDVIGVVLLMTVRQLFVGIKTIGIFTPQSALQLRRIGWMLFALGPVSIILNALTGTLMKYWANPNSLSIEIALEDTDVYAIVIGLVIVAVAHIMVSAAQLSEDHKAIV
- a CDS encoding helix-turn-helix domain-containing protein — protein: MAIIVTLDVMLARRKMRSKELAEIVGITEQNVSLLKSGKVKGVRFETLDKICHALECTPADILDFDPEG
- a CDS encoding outer membrane protein; protein product: MLYRELILTSAIILGLGAEAQAQDRWAGFYAGLSLDAVDTSSDVASNATHRYSDNGASLGLYAGYNYARANGFVWGPEIALTGINASGSRSDAALGTSSFRGSFLLNPRMRLGYATDRAFFYGMVGLGITDAGAEPDTNSGTDIYVSGSIGIGAEFALRDDWSTKIEAVHYTWNDVNKTFNGNVQGVDTKTTQFTIGLSRKF